Part of the Brevibacillus brevis genome is shown below.
ATCTCTTCGTCGCGAGTCCAGCCCCACTCGCGCACCGGAGCCACGATTTTGATAGTTGGATTCAATGCCGTAAAGGATACGTCAAAGCGCACTTGGTCGTTTCCTTTTCCGGTGCATCCGTGTGCCACTGCTACCGCGCCTTCCTTCTCCGCGATCTCGACCAGCACGCGGGAGATCAGATAGCGGGACAGTGCGGATACCAGCGGATATTTGCCTTCGTACATGGCATTGGCTTTCAGTGCCGGCAGTACGAATTCTTCCGCGAACGCTTCTTTCGCGTCCACCACGATCGATTTCAACGCACCGACCTGCAGCGCTTTTTTCTGCACGAAGTCCAGGTCTTTCCCTTCCCCAACATCCAGTGCTACTGCAATGACATCGAAGTTGTATGTTTCCTGGAGCCATTTAATTGCTACGGATGTATCTAAGCCGCCCGAATAGGCCAACACAATTTTATCTTTTGCCATCGTTCTTTCTCTCCTTGTTCCGAAGATTTATTCATGTGAGTAATTATACAAATAAACTTATAAAAATACAACCACTTTTCTTCGTCCCTGCTCCCAGAAAAACAGGAAGAGTGAGGAGCCATACGCCCTCACTCTTGATTTGCATAGGATACTTGCGGAACGTGTTCCGCTCCCTTGTGCTTGCGGATCCATTCAAGCTCCGCTCTTGCCAGACGCTCGAAGTTTTCCGCGATATGAATATCGCCCTCCGCTCTCCATGAAGCGATGATCGGGTACATCGGGTCGAAAAACCCGTTCACGTACCACATGTCAAAAAGCAGATCCGGATGAACGAGGCCGTTTTTATGCAAAACACCCACCATCTCAAAAAAGCCATACAAGGTCACAAACGATTGGAAGCCCTCACTCCCGCGGGGGAATTGCCGCCAAAAGCTTTCCGGCTGCAGCGGTTCGCCTGCCAGCTCGGTCCTGAACCACGCTTTGGCTGCCCGCATGCGCTCCGATTCAAACTGGTCGTAAAGCTTGAGAATGATGTCAGCATCCTGATAGGTCGGAATCATTTCCGGTTCACCCCTTGAAAAATATTCCATCTTCCTTCAGTATGTCTGTATTGGGGACAAGACGCAAGCGAACAGAAAGCGGTTCCCCTTCATTTCCCATCACTTCGAAGGAGGCTGCCATGAAGCAAATCTATCTCGTCCGTCACTGTCAGGCGACCGGCCAGGAGTCTGACGCCCCTCTCACGCCGTCTGGAAAAAGGCAGGCGGAACAGCTCGCCGAGTTTTTCCGCGACCGCCCGATTGACCGAATCCTCTCCAGCCCTTTCCTGCGAGCCGTAGACACCGTCACGCCACTTGCCGGGCAGCGCGGGTTGTCCATCGAACAGGACGAACGCCTGGTCGAGCGCGTCCTTTCTGCTCAGCCGATGACGGATTGGTATGAACGCCTGCGGGCCACTTTCGACGATCTTACCTTGCAGTACGAAGGGGGAGAATCCAGCCGGACCGCTATGGATCGTGTAAACTTATTGCTGGCGGAGGTGCTTGAAAGCGAGCACAGGCATATTCTGCTCGTCTCCCACGGCTGCTTGCTGGCGCTTTTGATGAAATCGATTGATGACTGCATCGGATTTGCGGAGTGGGAAGCGCTGAGCAACCCCGATGTCTATCAGCTGACCGTGGCAGACTCCAGCCGACAGCTGCACCGCATCTGGAAATAGAAAGCTCATCCGTGTCAAACCAAAAAACAGTTACAGGACGGCACTGTTAGTAAATCGCCTCCTGTAACTGTTTTTGGGATTGCGTGTCTTGCCTGATGATGCTTTCCAGTTCCCCACGGGGCAGTCTTTCAATAATTCCGATGAAATGCTGGGCAAGCTCTTCGTCAAATTGCGTTCCCGACCCGCGCCTGATCTCTTGGAGGGCTTCCTCGACAGGCAGCCCTTTTCGATAAGGGCGATCGGCCACCATCGCATCGAATGCGTCCGAAATCGCCAAGATTTTGGCCATCAACGGGATTTCGTTGCCAACCAGCCCATCCGGATACCCTTTTCCGTCTATGCGTTCATGGTGGGAGCGAATAGCAGGCAGGAGCTCGTTAAACATCCCGGCCTGCAAAATGATTTCGTAGCCGATCACCGTATGCTGCTTGATCCTGTCGTATTCCTCCGGCGTCAGTCTGCCCTTCTTATTCAAAATCTCGTCTTCTATTCCGATCTTGCCGATGTCGTGCAAGATTCCTCCTATGTATATCTCCTCGACTCTTTCCGGTGCCAGCCCGATATCCTTGGCAATTTCCCTGCCCCAGTGTGCGACCCGAAGAGAGTGGCCGCTCGTGTATCGGTCACGCGCGTCGATGGAAGCAGCCATCGTAGTCAGGAATCTGTGGTTGAAGGATTTGACTTCTTCTACTTTTTGTTGGAGCTTATTGAGACTGTCATAGTATTGATGATAAACAAAACTCATGGTGATGAAAGCGCTCATGATCGGGATGAGAGTGACCAGCCCGTACAATTCCACGAGTCTGGA
Proteins encoded:
- a CDS encoding HD-GYP domain-containing protein — its product is MLPKTNFQNHVKGIIVQIGFTVLGLLIVFSSMGEWNSREHWGALITYALLTVVSSFAPIRTFNSTLTLNNAVICSGIILYGAWIGVWSALIETLIISFLVRFHPVKALANVGQILITIWVVDFLKNYMIGLEISPMISDMILAVVYWYVNMSLCALGISYYFKVKWIPTIKELARGTTLTYLLLMVMGGIGSRLVELYGLVTLIPIMSAFITMSFVYHQYYDSLNKLQQKVEEVKSFNHRFLTTMAASIDARDRYTSGHSLRVAHWGREIAKDIGLAPERVEEIYIGGILHDIGKIGIEDEILNKKGRLTPEEYDRIKQHTVIGYEIILQAGMFNELLPAIRSHHERIDGKGYPDGLVGNEIPLMAKILAISDAFDAMVADRPYRKGLPVEEALQEIRRGSGTQFDEELAQHFIGIIERLPRGELESIIRQDTQSQKQLQEAIY
- a CDS encoding histidine phosphatase family protein, translated to MKQIYLVRHCQATGQESDAPLTPSGKRQAEQLAEFFRDRPIDRILSSPFLRAVDTVTPLAGQRGLSIEQDERLVERVLSAQPMTDWYERLRATFDDLTLQYEGGESSRTAMDRVNLLLAEVLESEHRHILLVSHGCLLALLMKSIDDCIGFAEWEALSNPDVYQLTVADSSRQLHRIWK
- a CDS encoding transposase, producing the protein MIPTYQDADIILKLYDQFESERMRAAKAWFRTELAGEPLQPESFWRQFPRGSEGFQSFVTLYGFFEMVGVLHKNGLVHPDLLFDMWYVNGFFDPMYPIIASWRAEGDIHIAENFERLARAELEWIRKHKGAEHVPQVSYANQE